Proteins co-encoded in one Brassica rapa cultivar Chiifu-401-42 chromosome A02, CAAS_Brap_v3.01, whole genome shotgun sequence genomic window:
- the LOC103854100 gene encoding transcription factor ALC-like: MAFKVEGREDLVTLKRNGARQRNSLKRNINAQFHNLSERRRRCKINEKMKSLQKLIPNSNKTDKASMLDEAIKYLKQLQLQVQTLAVMNDLCLNPMRLPPVLPPTQTRFNGTLQQEQHFATLLGAPHSMVNHEPPRATQEMCFSTATLL; encoded by the exons ATGGCGTTTAAGGTTGAAGGCCG AGAGGACCTAGTAACACTAAAGAGAAACGGAGCCAGGCAGCGAAACTCGTTGAAGAGAAACATTAATGCACAGTTCCACAACTTGTCTGAAAGG AGAAGGAGGTGCAAGATCAACGAGAAAATGAAATCTTTGCAGAAGCTGATACCCAATTCCAACAAG ACAGATAAAGCCTCAATGCTTGATGAAGCTATAAAATATCTGAAGCAGCTTCAACTTCAAGTGcag ACTTTAGCTGTTATGAATGATTTATGCCTAAACCCTATGCGACTACCACCAGTTCTACCGCCTACGCAGACAAGGTTCAATGGAACCTTACAACAAGAGCAGCACTTTGCGACTCTGCTTGGTGCTCCTCACTCGATGGTTAACCATGAACCACCCCGAGCAACTCAGGAAATGTGCTTTTCCACAGCCACTCTGCTTTGA